A window of the Haloarcula litorea genome harbors these coding sequences:
- a CDS encoding AsnC family transcriptional regulator yields MAQSEIDDTDREILRFLAENARRPYSTIAEAVNLSAPSVSARVRQLEQEGVIRRFSVDLDLTQYENRIHVMVRLQSELGKTDSLRESILETSYVEHVFTTAEGEIVVVATPPRTSIGNWVQQSLPLSDVRSYDVQLLSSATRSAYSNGTESVLTCAHCGTTVGEDGLATRVGGSLQQFCCKGCETAFKGEHEKPQEK; encoded by the coding sequence ATGGCCCAATCAGAAATTGACGACACGGATCGCGAAATCCTTCGTTTCTTAGCGGAGAACGCGAGACGACCATACAGCACTATTGCTGAGGCAGTAAATCTTTCAGCCCCGTCCGTTTCAGCACGCGTCCGTCAACTGGAGCAAGAAGGTGTCATTCGTCGATTCAGCGTCGATCTCGACCTCACACAGTACGAAAACCGGATACACGTCATGGTGCGGCTCCAGTCTGAACTCGGGAAGACAGATTCACTTCGAGAATCGATCCTCGAGACCTCATACGTCGAACACGTATTCACAACTGCTGAGGGCGAGATCGTGGTTGTTGCGACACCGCCACGGACTTCGATCGGAAACTGGGTGCAGCAAAGTCTACCACTGAGTGACGTGCGGAGTTACGACGTGCAACTGCTGTCGAGCGCCACCCGTTCAGCCTATTCCAACGGAACTGAATCCGTACTTACGTGCGCACACTGTGGAACCACTGTCGGCGAAGATGGACTAGCTACCCGCGTTGGTGGGTCACTCCAGCAGTTCTGTTGCAAAGGCTGCGAGACCGCGTTCAAAGGAGAGCACGAGAAGCCCCAAGAAAAGTAG
- a CDS encoding ATP-binding cassette domain-containing protein, with protein sequence MTVLTGADLEIRTGEIVGIVGANGSGKSTLMNILVGVLDQDAGTVERTGTVGWCPQEPLLYDRLTVAETFRLFGAGYGMTAEEIDEAKHRFASKLEFEQYLDYRIDQLSGGNRQKINLSIALMHDPDVLMLDEPYTGFDWETYLTFWDLAEELAAGGTAVTMISHLIEEQSRLDRIYEVRDGHVYDVTDQESKTEATTGERGEKTDE encoded by the coding sequence GTGACCGTCCTGACCGGTGCCGACCTCGAAATTCGGACGGGAGAAATCGTCGGGATCGTCGGCGCGAACGGGTCGGGCAAATCCACGCTCATGAATATCCTCGTTGGCGTCCTTGACCAAGATGCTGGAACAGTCGAACGGACGGGAACAGTCGGCTGGTGTCCGCAGGAACCACTGCTTTACGACCGCCTGACAGTCGCAGAGACGTTCCGACTGTTCGGTGCCGGATACGGAATGACCGCCGAAGAAATCGACGAGGCCAAACACCGCTTCGCATCGAAACTCGAGTTCGAGCAGTACCTTGACTACCGAATCGACCAACTTAGCGGTGGGAACCGGCAGAAAATCAATCTCAGCATTGCCCTGATGCACGACCCCGACGTCCTCATGCTGGACGAGCCCTACACCGGGTTCGACTGGGAGACGTATCTCACGTTCTGGGATCTCGCCGAGGAACTCGCTGCCGGCGGAACAGCTGTCACGATGATTTCACACCTGATCGAGGAGCAAAGTCGTCTCGACCGCATCTACGAGGTTCGTGACGGACACGTCTACGACGTGACTGACCAGGAGAGCAAGACCGAAGCGACGACCGGTGAACGGGGGGAGAAGACCGATGAATAG
- a CDS encoding SHOCT domain-containing protein → MTQLTTHIGRTARRLAMLAVLLLIAATGTVAAHGSGSYSGGMMGGSDWGLFGGAMGLWGLLWMGPLISVPLYIVHALRDRGSDRNEEQSLSVLRERYARGDLSDDEFDRRRNQLECSG, encoded by the coding sequence ATGACGCAACTCACCACTCACATCGGACGCACTGCTCGTCGACTCGCGATGCTCGCCGTCCTGCTGCTGATCGCGGCGACTGGAACGGTTGCTGCCCACGGTAGTGGGAGCTACAGCGGCGGCATGATGGGCGGGAGCGACTGGGGCCTCTTCGGCGGAGCGATGGGGCTCTGGGGACTCCTCTGGATGGGGCCCCTCATCTCCGTCCCCCTCTATATCGTCCATGCGCTCCGCGATCGAGGATCCGACAGAAACGAGGAACAGTCGCTGTCGGTTCTCCGCGAGCGCTACGCCCGCGGTGACCTCTCGGACGACGAATTCGATCGACGGCGAAATCAGCTCGAATGTTCCGGATGA
- a CDS encoding plastocyanin/azurin family copper-binding protein codes for MTHHSRRQFLGLVSAGAVASTGSTQSANAQETPVVEMGNNYFDPIGLRVDPGTTVRFELVAGAHSATAYSDRIPASASTFDSGTISEGSFEHTFETPGTYDYYCTPHKSLGMVGRIVVGSAGGPAEESPIPNGEVPSSEAIVEEGTIAYGSNSGGSGNTGGEMMGSGGHGMMNGRNGGGVGGLPVVGGALGMLGILGGTLYWLGNRSSPQSSTDHSAKEMLQNRYARGEIDEEEYRRRRERLDASDEDVSN; via the coding sequence ATGACACACCACAGCCGACGTCAATTTTTAGGACTTGTCAGTGCTGGCGCAGTCGCCAGCACAGGCTCCACTCAGTCAGCGAACGCACAGGAGACACCCGTCGTGGAGATGGGAAATAATTACTTCGACCCAATCGGTTTGCGAGTCGATCCCGGGACAACCGTTCGGTTTGAACTTGTAGCCGGCGCACATTCCGCCACGGCGTACTCGGATCGTATTCCGGCCAGCGCTTCTACATTCGATAGTGGTACGATCTCGGAAGGGAGCTTCGAACACACGTTCGAAACGCCAGGAACGTATGACTACTACTGTACCCCACACAAGTCGCTCGGAATGGTCGGACGGATCGTTGTTGGGAGTGCTGGCGGGCCAGCGGAGGAGAGTCCGATTCCGAATGGCGAGGTTCCATCGAGTGAGGCAATTGTTGAGGAAGGAACAATCGCCTACGGCTCGAACAGTGGTGGGAGCGGAAATACTGGGGGTGAAATGATGGGGTCGGGCGGCCACGGGATGATGAACGGCCGTAATGGAGGGGGAGTTGGGGGACTTCCAGTCGTTGGTGGGGCGCTCGGAATGCTGGGCATTCTCGGCGGGACACTCTACTGGCTCGGAAATCGAAGTTCCCCTCAGTCGAGTACTGACCACTCAGCTAAAGAGATGCTACAGAATCGCTATGCCAGAGGTGAAATTGACGAGGAGGAATATAGACGTCGCCGTGAGCGACTGGACGCGTCTGATGAGGACGTCTCCAATTGA
- a CDS encoding DUF7521 family protein, which translates to MHIELVIAKLVTVGLGLLITYQAYKGYRTYGSEPMLYVAIGFLFISIGSVIEGVLFDVVGLSIFLAGTIQTAIVAVGMLVILYSLYGRIPQQAKGEGGP; encoded by the coding sequence ATGCACATCGAACTCGTCATCGCGAAACTCGTCACGGTCGGATTGGGGCTGTTGATAACGTACCAGGCGTACAAGGGGTATCGAACGTACGGCAGCGAGCCGATGCTCTACGTCGCCATCGGGTTCCTGTTCATAAGTATCGGATCCGTCATCGAGGGCGTCCTGTTCGATGTCGTCGGCCTGTCGATTTTCCTGGCGGGGACCATCCAGACGGCCATCGTCGCAGTCGGGATGCTCGTCATTCTGTATTCGCTGTACGGTCGAATCCCACAGCAAGCGAAGGGGGAGGGAGGTCCATGA
- a CDS encoding YHS domain-containing protein — translation MATDPVCGMDVDEKDAVATAEYDGQTYYFCAEGCKETFTSTPEEYV, via the coding sequence ATGGCAACTGACCCAGTCTGTGGAATGGATGTCGATGAAAAGGATGCGGTAGCCACAGCTGAGTACGACGGTCAGACGTACTACTTCTGTGCCGAGGGCTGCAAGGAGACGTTTACCTCGACACCGGAGGAGTACGTCTAA
- a CDS encoding ArsR/SmtB family transcription factor → MSTDDRSDELLELLGQERVRQILAATSRAPKSAKELSEECDVALSTIYRRVEDMIASDLLVERTRIESDGSHHSVYEANVDHLDVDIEDGTIDVSVHVREDAAQRFSRIWNDIRES, encoded by the coding sequence GTGTCCACTGACGACCGCTCCGACGAGCTCCTGGAACTGCTCGGTCAGGAGCGCGTCCGGCAGATTCTGGCCGCGACGAGCCGCGCTCCCAAGTCGGCGAAGGAACTCAGCGAGGAGTGTGATGTCGCCCTCTCGACCATCTATCGTCGAGTCGAAGACATGATTGCAAGCGACCTGCTCGTCGAGCGGACACGGATCGAATCAGACGGAAGCCATCACAGCGTCTACGAGGCGAACGTCGACCACCTCGACGTCGATATCGAGGACGGAACCATCGACGTCAGCGTCCACGTTCGTGAGGACGCCGCCCAGAGGTTCTCGCGCATCTGGAACGACATCCGGGAGAGTTGA
- a CDS encoding ABC transporter permease produces the protein MPTVEAIPIDLGRLLGAIFGVAIIAGLMGLAQMISARAADRRLVQTGYPPRTLLATRLATLGGVTVVVAAVNYGVLWLTSSPEAPVLTFVFLVLAGLVYAFLGALVGALLPRLFEGSLVVVFLAMMDAFLSGDSPLAADVPEFVEYFPLYHPKELLQEAMFQGTYTMGDLGFVAGYLLVLLVLVTAVFGMTMRTSGGWSA, from the coding sequence ATGCCGACGGTCGAGGCGATTCCCATAGATCTAGGTCGCCTCCTCGGAGCGATATTCGGGGTCGCCATCATCGCCGGCCTGATGGGACTCGCCCAGATGATTAGTGCGCGGGCAGCCGATCGCCGACTCGTTCAGACAGGTTATCCACCCCGAACACTGCTTGCAACTCGATTAGCGACGCTTGGAGGTGTGACCGTTGTCGTGGCTGCCGTAAACTACGGCGTTCTCTGGCTGACGAGTTCACCGGAAGCCCCTGTCCTGACGTTCGTATTCCTCGTACTTGCCGGCCTCGTCTATGCGTTTCTCGGCGCACTCGTCGGGGCGCTCCTTCCGCGACTGTTCGAAGGCTCGCTTGTCGTGGTGTTCCTGGCGATGATGGATGCGTTCCTCAGTGGCGACAGCCCGTTGGCCGCCGACGTTCCCGAGTTCGTGGAATACTTCCCGCTCTATCATCCGAAGGAACTCCTTCAGGAGGCGATGTTCCAAGGTACATATACGATGGGTGATCTCGGCTTCGTTGCCGGATACCTGCTAGTCTTGCTCGTGCTCGTCACCGCAGTGTTCGGAATGACAATGCGCACCAGTGGTGGGTGGTCCGCATGA
- a CDS encoding MaoC/PaaZ C-terminal domain-containing protein, producing MPVDPVCGMEVSQETAEPTIEHDDEVYHFCSEDCRALFEEVPEKYTETPHPHLVESGGMTLPRVPYGRATGEFDLSITDPSSLSTGDSVRFSKTITDEDVRKFAEATGDTNAVHLNETFAEKTRFGHRIAHGTLVSGMISAALACFPGVTIYVSQSLEFRRPVSIDDTLTARCEITDVLDTDRYELLTQIENQSGKAVLDGSATVLIDPLPG from the coding sequence ATGCCTGTTGACCCCGTCTGTGGGATGGAAGTCTCACAGGAAACCGCCGAACCGACTATCGAACACGACGACGAAGTGTATCACTTCTGCTCGGAAGACTGTCGAGCGTTGTTTGAAGAAGTTCCTGAGAAGTACACCGAAACGCCACATCCGCATCTCGTTGAATCGGGAGGAATGACGCTCCCCCGAGTGCCATACGGTCGAGCCACTGGAGAGTTCGATCTCTCGATTACCGACCCGTCTTCACTTAGCACGGGAGATAGCGTTCGCTTTTCGAAGACGATCACAGACGAGGATGTCAGGAAATTCGCAGAGGCGACCGGGGATACAAACGCGGTCCACCTCAACGAAACATTCGCTGAAAAGACCCGGTTTGGCCACCGTATCGCTCATGGAACGCTCGTCTCGGGAATGATTAGTGCTGCACTCGCGTGTTTCCCCGGAGTCACGATATATGTTTCACAGAGCTTGGAGTTTCGCCGACCAGTCAGCATTGATGACACCCTGACGGCCCGATGTGAAATCACCGACGTTCTCGACACCGACCGATACGAACTTCTAACACAGATCGAAAATCAGAGTGGGAAAGCTGTTCTCGATGGGTCGGCTACGGTACTGATCGATCCGCTACCGGGCTGA
- a CDS encoding DUF302 domain-containing protein — protein MNYTIQTAVTGEFDDIVDTTIAALEDEGFGVLCDIDIQATLKEKLGEEFRQYRILGACNPPLAYEGLTEEIELGALLPCNVIVYETDDGDIVLSAVDPQQLVGIADNDALDSIATEVTERFERVLSAVGDEYESTSEA, from the coding sequence ATGAACTACACAATACAAACAGCAGTAACCGGCGAATTCGACGACATCGTCGACACGACGATCGCTGCGCTCGAAGACGAAGGATTTGGCGTCCTCTGTGACATCGACATCCAGGCGACGCTCAAAGAGAAACTCGGCGAAGAATTTCGCCAGTATCGCATTCTTGGTGCCTGCAACCCCCCGCTGGCATACGAGGGACTGACCGAAGAAATCGAACTCGGCGCACTCCTCCCGTGTAACGTCATCGTCTACGAGACGGACGACGGCGATATCGTCCTGAGTGCCGTCGATCCACAGCAATTAGTCGGTATCGCAGACAACGATGCGCTTGACTCCATCGCGACCGAAGTCACCGAACGCTTCGAGCGTGTTCTCTCTGCTGTCGGCGACGAATACGAATCCACGTCGGAGGCCTGA
- a CDS encoding ABC transporter permease, with the protein MNRTTTAFTIGIKEQARNYVLVALLVVLPVSFITLAFAVTQDVEMPVRTLIDDETVTVMRGMPEVHGVIMTPITSALIAGLAGLFLMREARDTDGRLAVAGYRARQVIAARFGVLTAITLIVTGVSVGVMLVDFQPEHLWWFVAAMLIVSVTYGLIGMLVGAVFDRLAGMWLMLILPMLDIGLFQDPLFIQSEPEWWMKLFPGYWPVRVMVDTGLTADVDTALSLVWATGYLLLVAVLTIGVYYRATRAK; encoded by the coding sequence ATGAACCGTACGACAACGGCGTTCACAATCGGCATCAAAGAACAGGCGCGAAACTACGTCCTCGTCGCTCTACTGGTCGTCTTACCGGTCTCGTTCATCACGTTGGCGTTCGCAGTCACCCAGGATGTCGAGATGCCGGTTCGGACGCTCATCGACGATGAGACGGTGACGGTGATGCGGGGAATGCCGGAGGTCCACGGCGTAATTATGACGCCGATCACGAGCGCCCTCATCGCTGGACTCGCCGGGTTGTTCCTGATGCGAGAAGCCAGGGACACGGACGGTCGTCTGGCAGTCGCCGGCTATCGTGCACGACAGGTCATCGCTGCGCGGTTTGGGGTCCTCACAGCAATCACCCTCATCGTCACCGGCGTCTCAGTCGGTGTGATGCTCGTCGATTTCCAGCCCGAGCATCTCTGGTGGTTCGTCGCAGCGATGCTCATCGTCTCGGTCACGTATGGTCTTATCGGGATGCTCGTGGGCGCCGTCTTCGACCGCCTAGCCGGGATGTGGCTGATGTTGATTCTCCCGATGCTCGATATCGGACTCTTTCAGGATCCACTGTTCATCCAGTCCGAGCCCGAATGGTGGATGAAACTGTTCCCCGGCTATTGGCCCGTCCGCGTGATGGTCGATACCGGACTCACAGCGGACGTAGATACGGCTCTCTCGTTAGTGTGGGCTACTGGATATCTCCTCCTCGTCGCCGTCCTCACAATCGGCGTGTACTACCGGGCCACACGGGCGAAGTGA
- a CDS encoding cupredoxin domain-containing protein: MSEPKASREVAVNTARTEGSTEYHFDPHVTWVEPGGTVTWRLESGTHTATAYHPGNDQPRLVPEGTDAWDSGTMSEEGETFEHTFETEGVYHYLCTPHEQFGMIATVIVGEPHLEDQRALQTMPENKPEEVHGKLEELNTMVREIMGEGHEEEEAHTEDGHGHEEETHTEEETHTDDGHSHEEETHTEA, translated from the coding sequence GTGAGCGAACCCAAGGCGTCCCGGGAGGTGGCAGTGAACACGGCGCGAACCGAGGGATCGACCGAGTATCACTTCGACCCCCACGTCACCTGGGTCGAGCCTGGCGGAACGGTCACGTGGCGACTCGAGAGCGGCACGCACACCGCAACCGCGTACCACCCTGGCAACGACCAACCCCGGCTCGTTCCCGAGGGAACGGACGCCTGGGACAGCGGAACGATGTCAGAGGAAGGTGAGACGTTCGAACACACCTTCGAGACCGAGGGCGTCTACCACTACCTCTGTACGCCCCACGAACAGTTCGGAATGATAGCCACAGTCATCGTCGGGGAGCCGCACCTCGAAGACCAGCGGGCGCTCCAGACGATGCCGGAGAACAAACCCGAGGAAGTGCATGGGAAACTTGAGGAACTCAACACCATGGTCCGGGAGATCATGGGTGAGGGCCACGAGGAGGAAGAAGCCCACACCGAGGACGGGCACGGGCACGAAGAAGAGACCCACACCGAAGAGGAGACCCATACCGACGACGGCCACAGTCACGAAGAGGAGACGCACACCGAAGCGTAG
- a CDS encoding SHOCT domain-containing protein, with product MSSSDQLDTTTIILLILGAIIVLPLLTMGIGFGGMMGYGGMMGYGGTGGWLPLVGMLVPLIFLLFLLGSGYLVFQRTSETQTSRDPAMEELRTAYARGDLTDEEFEARRERLEQSS from the coding sequence ATGTCTTCGTCGGACCAGCTCGATACCACGACCATCATCCTCCTCATCCTCGGGGCAATCATCGTCTTGCCCTTGCTCACGATGGGGATAGGCTTCGGCGGGATGATGGGCTACGGTGGCATGATGGGATATGGCGGTACTGGTGGGTGGTTGCCGTTGGTCGGGATGCTCGTCCCGCTCATCTTCCTCCTTTTCCTTCTCGGTAGTGGCTACCTCGTCTTCCAGCGCACGAGCGAAACGCAAACATCTCGGGATCCGGCGATGGAGGAACTTCGCACCGCATACGCTCGTGGCGACCTCACTGACGAAGAGTTCGAAGCCCGCCGCGAGAGGCTCGAACAATCAAGCTGA
- a CDS encoding DoxX family membrane protein, translating to MIQQLQTTVLGREYTLKLSGTLTGYWLIFLRLLVGWWFLHEGLNKYVAPGRFRAGWFLEKTGTVVSPVLNAFAGGATEAAVELVVPAGEVLIGLGLILALLTRTAAFFGTFMLFFFYFGSEHWRRGLVNGELMGLVLFVTIVVFGAGRVWGVDSYLETTDFVRNRPWLRYLLG from the coding sequence GTGATACAACAGCTTCAGACGACTGTCCTCGGCCGAGAGTACACGCTCAAGCTCTCGGGGACGCTGACGGGCTACTGGCTCATCTTTCTCCGGTTGCTCGTGGGCTGGTGGTTCCTCCACGAGGGGTTGAACAAGTACGTCGCCCCGGGTCGGTTCCGGGCTGGCTGGTTTCTGGAAAAAACGGGCACGGTGGTTTCGCCCGTTCTCAACGCGTTCGCAGGCGGCGCGACGGAAGCCGCCGTTGAACTCGTCGTCCCGGCCGGCGAGGTGTTGATCGGTCTCGGGCTGATTCTCGCTCTTCTGACGCGAACGGCCGCGTTTTTCGGCACGTTCATGCTCTTTTTCTTCTACTTCGGGTCCGAACACTGGCGCCGCGGGCTCGTCAACGGCGAGTTGATGGGGCTTGTCCTGTTCGTGACGATCGTCGTCTTCGGTGCCGGGCGTGTCTGGGGCGTCGACTCCTATCTGGAGACGACCGATTTCGTGCGAAACAGACCGTGGCTGCGGTACCTGCTCGGCTGA
- a CDS encoding class I SAM-dependent methyltransferase, which yields MDQSTLRDRITDQFSYRGERADIWRAFDILLDTDEFLNLGYSEWYQPHIIGSSQRRLVTEVGSTVASYLPATDGVRLLDVGCGRGGPALHLSDRFGFHVTGVDLVPYNIRMATENARDTHLDSEFVVGDATQLPFTRDSFAACTAIDALVYLPDRNRVFATAADTLESEGVLVVSDLVMQSDVTETERRLVDSFADAWDMPSLGTVEGYKAALDEASFELKAVEDITKHSVGRFRKWTTLYLRLLTSPLRALIERLLGAYDLDPAVITEQVRKAHHALPFLRHVIFVAEIEAT from the coding sequence ATGGACCAGAGTACGCTCCGCGATCGAATCACCGACCAGTTCTCCTACCGCGGCGAGCGAGCCGATATCTGGCGGGCCTTCGATATCCTGCTCGACACTGACGAGTTCCTCAATCTCGGTTACTCGGAGTGGTACCAGCCACATATTATCGGCTCGAGTCAGCGCCGCCTCGTCACAGAAGTCGGCTCGACAGTCGCGTCGTACCTACCCGCAACGGACGGAGTGCGACTTCTCGATGTCGGCTGCGGTCGAGGTGGTCCAGCACTCCACCTCTCCGATCGGTTCGGCTTCCACGTCACTGGTGTCGACCTCGTTCCGTACAACATCCGGATGGCAACCGAGAACGCACGCGATACGCACCTCGATTCAGAGTTCGTCGTCGGTGACGCGACACAACTCCCGTTCACGAGGGACTCGTTTGCCGCGTGTACGGCAATCGATGCGCTCGTATACCTCCCCGACCGGAATCGCGTTTTCGCTACAGCCGCAGATACCCTCGAATCCGAGGGGGTTCTCGTAGTCTCCGATCTTGTGATGCAATCCGATGTGACTGAAACGGAACGGAGATTGGTCGATTCATTTGCGGATGCATGGGATATGCCGTCCTTGGGTACTGTTGAAGGATACAAAGCCGCTCTCGACGAGGCGAGTTTTGAGCTCAAAGCGGTCGAAGATATCACGAAACACAGCGTCGGACGCTTCCGAAAGTGGACAACGCTGTACCTCCGGCTACTCACGAGCCCGCTCCGGGCTCTCATTGAACGACTGTTGGGAGCGTATGATCTCGATCCCGCAGTGATTACTGAGCAGGTGAGGAAGGCTCACCACGCGCTGCCGTTCCTGCGGCACGTTATTTTCGTTGCGGAAATAGAGGCCACTTGA
- a CDS encoding CNNM domain-containing protein, translated as MNSLELALRLSAGLLLILANGFFVAIEFALTRVRQYPQSEFDVPGLQRAWEMTQDLEIYLTSCQVGISATSIAVGIVAEPALAALIDPVFENTLLTSIGAGGIVAFVIINLLHLTHGEQTPTYLGVERTKFVARYGATPLYWFAKLLYPVIVIGDSVAKWTLGLFGVEMTGAWLETETDRVESRADLRHRLGSLLDRGGLSEERKEEVINAFTVGERPVNEIMTDYEDVIFLSTAVSVQKNLDRIGTSPHTRFPLIGDGPTDYRGIVYAPAVVDRINELQRGEVTFEDIAAPPMTLQADTLISDAVNQFQDEHQELALVYDEDEENVVGLITATDALEAVMGEIRDPLDIRLQE; from the coding sequence ATGAATAGTTTAGAACTGGCGCTTCGCCTGAGCGCCGGCCTCTTGCTCATTCTCGCGAATGGATTCTTCGTTGCGATCGAATTCGCTCTGACCCGTGTTCGACAGTATCCACAGTCTGAATTCGACGTCCCGGGCCTCCAGCGGGCCTGGGAAATGACACAGGACCTCGAAATCTATCTCACGAGTTGCCAGGTCGGCATCTCTGCGACCAGTATTGCTGTCGGCATCGTCGCAGAACCGGCGTTGGCTGCGTTGATCGATCCAGTCTTCGAGAATACACTTCTGACATCGATCGGGGCAGGTGGTATCGTCGCGTTCGTAATCATCAACCTGCTCCATCTGACCCACGGCGAACAGACGCCCACGTATCTCGGGGTCGAACGGACGAAATTCGTCGCTCGATACGGTGCGACCCCCCTCTACTGGTTTGCCAAGCTGCTTTACCCGGTAATCGTGATCGGAGACAGCGTCGCTAAATGGACGCTTGGACTTTTCGGCGTTGAAATGACCGGTGCCTGGCTCGAAACCGAAACCGACCGGGTCGAATCGCGGGCAGACCTCCGACACCGACTCGGATCCTTGCTTGACCGTGGAGGCCTCTCCGAAGAGCGCAAAGAAGAGGTCATCAACGCCTTCACTGTTGGCGAACGACCCGTCAACGAGATTATGACCGATTATGAAGACGTTATTTTCCTCTCGACAGCCGTCTCTGTGCAGAAAAACCTCGATCGAATCGGAACGAGTCCCCACACGCGATTTCCTCTTATCGGTGACGGCCCCACCGATTACAGGGGTATCGTCTATGCCCCTGCAGTTGTCGATCGGATCAACGAACTCCAACGTGGCGAGGTCACGTTTGAAGACATCGCTGCCCCACCGATGACGCTTCAAGCAGATACCCTCATCAGCGATGCCGTCAACCAGTTTCAGGACGAACACCAGGAGCTCGCACTCGTGTATGATGAGGACGAAGAGAACGTCGTCGGACTGATCACTGCGACGGACGCTCTCGAAGCGGTGATGGGTGAGATCAGAGATCCCCTCGATATCAGACTCCAGGAATGA
- a CDS encoding DUF7521 family protein, which translates to MTSHWDLALVAIRVLLLLIGLATTAISFRAYRRDRTRYLRDATIGFGFITLGVLIEGFLYQYTGLTLTQVHIAESVALVFGLGVLLRSFLD; encoded by the coding sequence ATGACCAGTCACTGGGACCTCGCCTTAGTCGCTATTCGTGTCCTCTTACTCCTGATAGGGCTTGCGACGACTGCGATCAGTTTCCGCGCCTACCGCCGAGACAGAACCCGATACCTCCGTGACGCGACGATCGGATTCGGATTTATCACGCTTGGTGTTCTCATTGAGGGATTCCTCTACCAGTACACTGGATTGACACTCACGCAAGTCCATATTGCTGAATCCGTGGCTCTTGTCTTCGGGCTCGGTGTGCTTCTCCGCTCGTTTCTCGATTAG